Genomic segment of Rhodocaloribacter litoris:
CCGGCGCCCCCGCCTCGCCGGGCAGGCGTTCGGTCCAGAGGGCGCGCCCGAAGGCGAAGGGCTGATGGCCCGCCGTGTCGCCCATCGGGGGTTCATGATCGCGCAGTGCGAGCAGGTCGGTCATGAAGTCGAAGGGGTTCGGTGTTCGTGGGGAGGGGTAGGCCCGGCTAAGCCGTGGCGTGGAACAGGCGGACTTCGCCGAAGTCGAGGTGGGCGGTGTGGGTAGTACGGGCCGGTCCGCCCTCCTCGGGCTGCATGGGGAGGGGCAGGGTGAGCGTGTGCGTCCCCGTCTCGGTGGCGACGAGCATCGCGGTGCTCCGTGTGGCGGCGACGATGGCCGGGCGGTCGGTCCACAGCGCGGCGCCGGCCTCGGCCGCCAGGCGGCGGAGGAGCTCGACGGGCAGCGGCGCCGTGCCGGCGTAGACGGAGGTCCAGCCGTCCATCACACGCCGGGCAAGGGCCGGGCGGCGGGGCGTCGTCCACCGGCCCAGGACTTCGATGTCGTCCCCGGTGACGGCGAAACGGGGATGGTAGTAGGCCGGGCTCATCACCCCGAAGCGCCGGGGCGTGTCGTCCTCCCGTCCCATCTCGATCAGCAGGGGGCCGGGGTCGTCGAGCACCTGGAAGGTGAAGCCTGTCAGGCGGGCCATCTGCTCCGGGTCGGGGCCGCCGGGGCCGAGGAGGCCGGGGGCATAGTACCAGACCACGGTGGTACCGGAGCCCGCCAGCATCGCCCGCAGCCGGTCCACCTCATCCGGCGCCAGGAGGAAGGCGTTGGGCACGAGCACGAGGCGGTAGCGGCGCAGGTCCTCCGGCGTCAGGTCGAAACGGTAGAGGAGGTCGACCGGTGCGCCCAGCCGGTTGAGGGGACGGGCCTGGGCGTTGAGGAACCAGTGGTTGAAGAAGTCCGAGTAGCGGATCCCCTGGCCGGGCCACGGGCGGGCCGCAAGCCAGTGTTCGGTGGCGAAGAAGCTCTCCGTGTCGCCGGCGAGGGCGATCTCGGCCACCGGCGAGAGGTCGAGGCGTGACCGCGTGTGGAACCGGTGCACCACCTCCCGGACGGTCTCGATGATGGGGCCATCCCCGTACCAGCCAGCCGGCACGTCGTAGTGCGGTCCGAAGTCGTAGAGCCAGCCGCCGGTGCCCTCGGCAAAGGCCCGGCCCAGGTCCCGGCGGAGGATGCGGCGGGTGCCCGTTTTCGTCTCGTGGCCGGAGCCGCCGATGCCGGGCCAGCTTTTGCCGGTGTCGAGGTAGGTGCTGGGGTCGATCTCGGAGATGAAGAGCTTGCCGCGCCGGTGGAGGGAGGCGAGCATCACGCGGAAGGCCCCGTCCCCGGCGACCCCCCGTGCCCGTCCGAGCCAGTTGCCGGCGCCGTCATAGAGGTCGCTCTCCCAGCGTTCGGCGTCCGGGTCGTTGGTCGACTGGTAGGTGTAGGGACAGGCCAGCAGGTCGATGTGGGGGCTGTCCAGGACGGCCCGGGGCCTCAGGTGGCCGCTTTCCTGGATGCGGGGTACCTCCATCAGATAGGCGAAGAACGTGCCGCAGAGCACCCGCCCGCCCATGGCCTCTTTGACGGCGGCGGCCAGGTCGGCCACCAGACGGGCGCGGACCTCGTGGAAGCGGCGGTAGAAGTCGATCACGGCGGCCTCGCGGGCCGGATCGCGCAGGAGCCCGTAGCAGGTGTAGAGCCGCTCGCGCGGTGAGGGGAGCGGACCGGCCGCCCGCGCCATCGGCGTGCTGTAGTCGGGCAGCCAGTCGGCGCCCGGCACGTTCCACTCCTCCGTGCGCCCGTGGACGAAGAAGTAGCCCATCATCCGGCTTACGAGCGGGCTGGCCTCGATGAAGCGGACGAAAGCGTGCAGCAGCGCCGTGGTGTCCCGCTTCCAGGTTTCCGAGGCATACGAAGCCTCCCAGGCTTCCCCGTAGAAGTTGGTGAAGTGGTGGTCGCCTTCGGCCAGGGGGAGGTTCCGCTTGCGGATGACGTCATAGAATCGCTCGTCGTAGTCGAGGCCGTAGGTGGCGGTTTCGTCCGGGTGGGCTTCTTTCCACCAGATCGGGGTCTGGAGCTGGAGCCGGGGAAAGAAGAAGGCGTCAGGGTGGCGCTCGAGCAGGCGGGCCAGGTAGGCTTCGAGGCGGGTGAAGTCGTACCGGCCGGGGCCGGTCCAGGCGGAGGCGAGGCCGAGCTGGGGCTGGAGCAGCCGGATGCCCATCTGCCGGTAGTTGTCCACCGTGGCCAGCAGCGAGGTGCTCAGCCCGAAGAGGGGGGCGGTTTCCTCGCCGTTGAGGAACAGGCGCGGGGCGCCGCGTTCGAGGCGCACCTCGGCCCGGCACGGGGGTTCGCCGCGCAGGGTGTCGAGCAGGGCCCGGGTGGCGGCATCCGGGGGTTCACCGGCGGGGCCGTCGATGTCGTCAAAGACGAGGCCGGCGGGCATGAGGGGCAGCACGCCCGCCGTCGCGCCGAGGCGATGGAGGAAGTCGCGTCGTTTCATGGGCAGGGCAGGAGTTTCTTGATATGGTTGTTTTATATTTGAAATGACATTTCACTTATGAATTAAAAGAAGGTAATCATTCCGGGCAAGAAAGTCACAGGGGGTGGTGAAAAAGCAGCCTTTATCGGAGGTGGTGCGTGCGCCGGTCGGGTTCCGGGTCGTCTCCGGTGCGGCTTCACCCGGATGATCGGACAGGGTCGTGGGCCGGGAGGCAGAGCGATTTGTAACAGGATGCAAGAATCGTGTAGGATCGTTCAATCCGGATACCTTCAGACGGTCCTATCTTTCGACAAAATGTGGCTACCTGTCCCCTGGCGATAGGGCTTCGACTTGATCATTCCACCTCAAACCCGACCCAACGTGCTTGCACGCTTGAAACCGCTCCGCATCCTCGTCCTGCTCCTGATCCTCGCCCCGTCGAGTGCTCTTGCTCAGGCGACCGGCGTGGAACAGACCCTCCGGGATCTCTCCGCCACGAAATGGCAATGGATGGCCGATCAGAACGTGGATGATCTGGCCACCCTTTTTCATGACCAGTCCAAATTCGTCCACATGAGCGGCACCTGGGGCAAGGTGCGCGAGCTCGACATCATCCGAAGCGGCAGCATCCACTACAAACACGCAGACGTCCACGACGTGGCGGTGGAGATCGTCGGCGATACGGCCCTGCTCTGGAGTCGCATCACCCTGCAGGCGGTGGTCCGGGGCAACGAGGTGTCCAACGAGTTCACCGTCACCGAGGTCTACAAAGCGATAGAGGGGGACTGGAAACTGCTGGCCCTGACCTTCAGCAGCGTACGCGACGAACATCGCATCGAGCATTGATCCCGGCCCGGCATCGCACCGGGACGTACGGGGGCCATGGTCCCCCATACCTTCCATCGAACCTCACGAACCATGCAAACACGCACACTCGGAACCGGCCTCGACGTGTCGGCCCTCGGCTTTGGCTGCATGGGCCTCAGCTTCGGCTACGGGCCCGCCACCGACCGCGCCGAGGCCGTCGCCCTCATCCGCCACGCCGTGGACCTGGGCGTGACGTTCTTCGACACGGCCGAGGTCTACGGGCCGTTCATCAATGAAGAGATCGTCGGCGAGGCGCTCGCGCCCGTCCGCGACCGGGTCGTCATCGCCACCAAGTTCGGGTTCGACATCGACCCCGAGACGGGCCAGATGCGGTCCGGCGGGATGCCGCTCAACAGCCGCCCCGAGCACATCCGCCGGGCCGTCGACGGGATGCTCCGGCGGCTGCGCACCGACCGCATCGACCTGCTCTACCAGCACCGCGTCGACCCGGAGGTGCCCATCGAGGACGTGGCCGGCACCGTGAAGGACCTGATCCAGGAGGGCAAGGTGCTCCACTTCGGGCTCTCCGAGGCCGGCGTCCGGACGATCCGCCGGGCGCACGCCGTGCAGCCGGTCGCGGCGCTCCAGAGCGAGTACTCCCTGTGGTGGCGCGAGCCGGAGGAGGAGATCCTGCCGGTGCTCGAAGAACTCGGCATCGGCTTCGTCCCCTTCAGCCCGCTGGGCAAGGGCTTCCTCACGGGGAAGATCGACGTCACGACGACGTTCGCCGAGAACGACTTCCGGAACACCGTCCCGCGCTTCGACCCGGAGAACCGGAAGGCGAACCTGGCGCTGGTGGACCTGCTCCGGCGGATCGCCGGCGAGAAGGGGGCGACGCCGGCACAGATCGCGCTCGCGTGGCTGCTGGCCCGGAAGCCGTGGATCGTTCCCATCCCCGGGACGACGAAGCGGCACCGCCTCGAAGAGAACGTGGCGGCGGCCGACCTCACGCTTACGGCCGGCGACCTGCAGGAGATCGAGGAGGCCCTCGCCCGGATCGAGATCCGCGGCGCCCGCTATCCCGAGAGTGCCCAGCGGATGATCGACCGCTAGGCCTATCTTTCAGGTACAAAACGGAAACCACAGCCCCATCCAAACTACTGGAGGTACCCGATGAAACCCCTGTCGCTGCTGCTTCTCGTCGCGTCGGTGCTGGTCGCCGGCTGCACGCAACCCGAATCGTCGCCCGGCGCCACGCAGGCGGCGGCGTGCGAACCGCTGGAGACGGCCCCGCGGGAAGCGCCCGGTCGTGAGCCCGCCTTCCCGGGGCAGACCCGCGCCTGTGGCGTCACCTCGGACGTCGCCTTCGATGTGGTTGTGCTGACCACGGCCCTCGAGCGCCCGTGGGCCGTCGAGCCGCTCCCCGACGGCGCGCTGCTGGTCACCGAAAAGCCCGGCCGGATGCGGGTCGTCTCGGCCGGCGGCGAGGTCGGCCCGCCCCTCGCCGGGGTCCCCGCCGTGGACGACCGGGGCCAGGGCGGCCTGCTCGACGTGGCCCTGAGCCCGGACTTCGCCACGGACCGCACCATCTTCTGGAGCTATACCGAGCCGCGGGAGGGCGGCAACGGCACCAGCATCGCACGCGGCGTCCTCTCGGCGGACCGCCGGCGCCTGGAGAACGTGCGCGTCATCCTGCGGACGCAGCCGACCTATGACAACAACTTCCACTATGGCTCACGCATCGTCTTTGCCGGGGACGGGACGTTGTTCGTTACCGTCGGCGAGCGCGCGGACACCCTCATGCGCATTCACGCCCAGCGGCTCGACGGCCACCTCGGCAAGGTGCTGCGCATCCGGCCGGACGGCTCGCCGGCGCCGGACAACCCGTTCGTCGGCCGGGAGGACGCCCTTCCCGAGATCTGGTCCTACGGCCACCGCAACCCCCAGGCCGCGGCCCTCGATGCACAGGGGCGGCTCTGGGTCATCGAGCACGGCCCCCGCGGCGGCGACGAGCTGAACCTGGCAGAGAAAGGGAAGAACTACGGCTGGCCGCTGATCACCTACGGCATCGACTACCGGGGCGGCCCGATCACGTATGCCGGCGGTCCGGCCGAGGGCGCCGGGACGCAGGGCGAGGGGCTCGAGCAGCCGGTGTACTTCTGGGACCCGGTGATCGCCCCGTCGGGCGCGCAGTTCTACGACGGCGCGGCGTTCCCGGCGTGGCAGGGCAGCCTGTTCATCGGCGCGCTGCGCGCAATGCGGCTCGTGCGGCTCGTCATCGAAGACGACCGGGTCACCGGCGAGGAGCACCTGCTCACGGACCGGAACCAGCGCATCCGCGACGTGCGGCAGGGCCCCGACGGGATGCTGTACCTCGTCACCGACGAAGGCCAGCTGTTGAAGCTCACACCGCGCGGTTGATTCTCCGGCACCATCCAGCGAGGCAATCCATGAAACGCATCCTCTCACTTTTTCTCCTGGCCGTCTGCGGGACCGGCATGCCCGGCCCGGCCCTGGCCCAGGAACCACCCGATACGCGGCCCTACTACGTCGGCAACCCGCTGGGCCTGCCCGTCGTCCCGGACCCCGGCGGCACCTTCGCCCCCATCTCGCCCCACGTCCGGGTCTACGGGGCCATCTACTGGGCCGAGAGCTGCACCTACGACGCGGAGCGGGGCGTGCTCGTGGTGCCCAACCGCGGCGTGCCGCAGCGCGTCCAGGCCAATGACGCCTGGGTGTCCCTCATCAACCACGACGGGTCGGTGCATACGGCCCGGTGGATCGGCGTGCAGGGCCCGGACGAACGGGCGCGCCTGACGCCGCCGCTCGTGCTGAACGATCCCCTGGGCAGCGAGATCGCCGGGGGCGTGCTCTATATGGCCGACCGGGATGGCGGCACGGGCCCGGACGATCCCAGCGTCGCCGTCATCCGGCGGTTCGACCTCCGCACGGGCATGCCGGCTGGCGACGTTCGCATCGAAGGCTCTCCCTGGATCAACGACCTGGCCGTCGCTCCCGACGGGACGGTCTACGCCACCCAGACGGGCGACTTCGGTGACGACCCCGACCCTGCGACGTGGCGCGTCTGGAAGGTCTCGCCGGACGGCACGGCGTCGGTCTTTGCCCAGGGGCCGCCGCTCCGCATGCCCAACGGCATCGCCTTCGACCCCGAGGGCCATCTCGTCGTCGTCAACTTCGGCAACGCCGACGTGCTGACCTTTGCGCCGGACGGCCGGCTGGTCCGTACGGAGCAGGCCGCCCAGCCCGGCGGCGACGGGCTCGTGATCCTGCCGGACGGGACGAAGTACGTGAGCAGCGTCCGGCACGGCGGCGTCTCGCGCATCCGCCCGGGCGAGGCGGCCGAACTCATCGCCGAGAACATCCCGAGTGCCGCATCGATGTGCTACGACGCCGGCGCCCACCAACTGGTCATCCCCATGAACCCGAACAACGGCCTCGCCTTCGTTCCCCTCGATTGAGGCGATCCTGTGCAAGAGCGGGGAAGCATCGAGGCGGATGGGGAAAAAAGGAGGGACGGGCTTGACAGCGGCGGGGACGTGTCTTATTATGGAAACGTTTCCATCCGGCGCATGGGATCGGGAAGATTCCACGTGTATGGAATCGGGCGGTGGGTACGATCCGGGAGGAGCCTTCTTTTTTTATCGTGCGAAGTGGAAACGTTTCCATTCAGGTTGAGCCGTCGGCGTTTTGACGATGAGCGTAACCATCAAAGATGTGGCGCGTGAGGCCGGCGTGGCCGTTTCGACCGTGTCGCGCATGCTCAACAACAGCGGGCCGGTCAGTCCCGAGGCGCGGCAGCGGATCGAGGCGGCCGCCCGGCGGCTGGGCTATGTGCCCAACGCCACCGCGCGCAGCCTCATCACCAGCAAGACCCACACGCTCGGCATCCTGCTGCCGGATCTCTTCGGGGAATTCTATTCGGAAGTGCTGCGGGGGCTGGATCAGACGGCCCGCCAGCATGCCTACCACATCCTCGTCTCCAGCTCGCACAACGAGCGGCGCGACATCGAGGCGGCGCTGCTGGCGATGAACGGGCGGGTGGACGGCCTCGTGGTGATGGCACCGGCCGTCGACCGGCGGGCGCTGCGGGACAACCTGCCGGCGCGGCTCCCGGTGGTGCTGCTCAACTGCCACGTCGATGCCAGCGGCTTCGACACCATCCGCCTCGACAACGAGGGGGGGGCCCGCGCGCTGGTGGAACACCTGATCGCACACGGCCATCGCCACATCGCCATGATCACGGGCGGGGCGGGTAACATCGACGCGGAGGAACGGCTCGGCGGCTACCGGGCTGCGCTCGAGGC
This window contains:
- a CDS encoding aldo/keto reductase, whose amino-acid sequence is MQTRTLGTGLDVSALGFGCMGLSFGYGPATDRAEAVALIRHAVDLGVTFFDTAEVYGPFINEEIVGEALAPVRDRVVIATKFGFDIDPETGQMRSGGMPLNSRPEHIRRAVDGMLRRLRTDRIDLLYQHRVDPEVPIEDVAGTVKDLIQEGKVLHFGLSEAGVRTIRRAHAVQPVAALQSEYSLWWREPEEEILPVLEELGIGFVPFSPLGKGFLTGKIDVTTTFAENDFRNTVPRFDPENRKANLALVDLLRRIAGEKGATPAQIALAWLLARKPWIVPIPGTTKRHRLEENVAAADLTLTAGDLQEIEEALARIEIRGARYPESAQRMIDR
- a CDS encoding nuclear transport factor 2 family protein, whose protein sequence is MKPLRILVLLLILAPSSALAQATGVEQTLRDLSATKWQWMADQNVDDLATLFHDQSKFVHMSGTWGKVRELDIIRSGSIHYKHADVHDVAVEIVGDTALLWSRITLQAVVRGNEVSNEFTVTEVYKAIEGDWKLLALTFSSVRDEHRIEH
- a CDS encoding LacI family DNA-binding transcriptional regulator, giving the protein MSVTIKDVAREAGVAVSTVSRMLNNSGPVSPEARQRIEAAARRLGYVPNATARSLITSKTHTLGILLPDLFGEFYSEVLRGLDQTARQHAYHILVSSSHNERRDIEAALLAMNGRVDGLVVMAPAVDRRALRDNLPARLPVVLLNCHVDASGFDTIRLDNEGGARALVEHLIAHGHRHIAMITGGAGNIDAEERLGGYRAALEAAGLPVDPGLIVEGDFTQAAGYRAMQALLARTPRPTALFAANDAMAIGAMGALREAGLRVPEDVAVGGFDDIPMAPYLNPPLTSVHVPISELGALAMQRLIDRIENEHPPEPREEVIPTRLVVRASSGGPVVSG
- a CDS encoding SMP-30/gluconolactonase/LRE family protein, which produces MKRILSLFLLAVCGTGMPGPALAQEPPDTRPYYVGNPLGLPVVPDPGGTFAPISPHVRVYGAIYWAESCTYDAERGVLVVPNRGVPQRVQANDAWVSLINHDGSVHTARWIGVQGPDERARLTPPLVLNDPLGSEIAGGVLYMADRDGGTGPDDPSVAVIRRFDLRTGMPAGDVRIEGSPWINDLAVAPDGTVYATQTGDFGDDPDPATWRVWKVSPDGTASVFAQGPPLRMPNGIAFDPEGHLVVVNFGNADVLTFAPDGRLVRTEQAAQPGGDGLVILPDGTKYVSSVRHGGVSRIRPGEAAELIAENIPSAASMCYDAGAHQLVIPMNPNNGLAFVPLD
- a CDS encoding PQQ-dependent sugar dehydrogenase, coding for MKPLSLLLLVASVLVAGCTQPESSPGATQAAACEPLETAPREAPGREPAFPGQTRACGVTSDVAFDVVVLTTALERPWAVEPLPDGALLVTEKPGRMRVVSAGGEVGPPLAGVPAVDDRGQGGLLDVALSPDFATDRTIFWSYTEPREGGNGTSIARGVLSADRRRLENVRVILRTQPTYDNNFHYGSRIVFAGDGTLFVTVGERADTLMRIHAQRLDGHLGKVLRIRPDGSPAPDNPFVGREDALPEIWSYGHRNPQAAALDAQGRLWVIEHGPRGGDELNLAEKGKNYGWPLITYGIDYRGGPITYAGGPAEGAGTQGEGLEQPVYFWDPVIAPSGAQFYDGAAFPAWQGSLFIGALRAMRLVRLVIEDDRVTGEEHLLTDRNQRIRDVRQGPDGMLYLVTDEGQLLKLTPRG